A single Vespa crabro chromosome 21, iyVesCrab1.2, whole genome shotgun sequence DNA region contains:
- the LOC124431404 gene encoding histone-lysine N-methyltransferase trithorax, producing MGRSKFPGKPPKTVTRKRIKVLGQPETVQNDSVTVAENIYYGLSLFNETFGDNEKEHPPFHGFSTKEANLSVSYIKTQQHGTETTNNKAPSVKVKNHVLQSSSNKDITNVKNSSMDMENNIEKLYDTNSESNENVKKDLTTSDCKRSSKINRPKTRRNCNNIKFSNFMKTPVLKSVNAILDQHQRTRQLRNSTAKRLLQRAKSNSSNVRNAIVQSGDKSNTVRKFILPIRSAHSSRVIKPNKRFIEELEDISGTEHNENDINVHVKKARFAVNKLNNQESKSKEETVNLLHTKLKVEEIKNKSKRIVQRTTSNNQITSQPAKNSTKFSDSRQDIQVSKSIVKEAKKNNNTSSKIKLTNNLSNESDVKQDSSENTSGTVQSPKSTISRNNKQTSVPTKVLPDINVPNYESSRVQTRSGTQCEVFHDTNSPNNAQDNTKLTENNSTEEQCCLNKDDKTVESNSDNFDTESTLSESGSDHSNHTEDEQSEWSGIKLNGGKVILRKARLKLDNKCVGGTEGPFSVTSTNTNSNGSTNLGLTGTIKCGVCGAVRFYRFVKQARKFGIHSCESCRKFISKMIKRQACAKSTNSPLPFLQCHKGDGLCLVPPVVRSHQWNLMRCVYKARCPACWLKMCLKCYNIPATLRSGLNSMLPPMMRDPLSTSPLLGQDESDCQGQKSPPSKISWPAEDSLEKNLFKSAMSWKNIELGQKTAYQGTGGFLYTKLEKFDAIMSTSPNKKRRKHNRIKVRKKIKNPILPSPQINHRPQPLRQKLELKGPRVKHVCRSASVALGQPIATFPSLDSKEESENNSHNPKAVTKQTNVVDKKNDNSKEKEICKDSDENNHNTNVNTVQQSYSKKGKSQQNMPMSNLSMISKTNLDTSHTVSIDFWEQYDPTEVGAKGFALIGSELFHVPAICFLCGSAGKEALIYCQCCCEPYHAFCLEPSEWNICSQPNWCCPRCTICQSCHLRFGPKLSCIRCRQSFHHTCLLKSGISSRLYSPDRPYVCQSCIKCKSCGSEGVNVHVGNLPLCSMCFKLRQQGNYCPLCQKCYNENDFDTKMMECSECSCWVHARCEGLSDEKYQILSYLPDSIEFTCQQCSDNPNSVWRNAVEAELKAGLIGVIKSLSKNRKACAALKWSPKKECFCKSISTAKKIDLPEEKTEVNGINSKDITTSDESDDLTGNGEHNSVSSLKSDLSNKSELEEQSTEGSTRKGLRRLRQKFHLKECTVRVKNCIPKDTLEVDKKDAIRNQESTNEKLGEVSDCHCAEQQIIMRPSPTLMTVKQKVNNNEYKSLIQFHADMEHVINRTDIKDLMDAYHETLQEVFPWFVPKYSKTDHKTGGAPTSTINADENNDSSIPKSDDSIVDTNKEEIIKGSKGVAAKPLNLYNANQEDSRSCCLCKGLGDGQETKEGRLLYCGQNEWVHANCALWSNEVFEEIDGSLQNVHSAISRGRLIRCSECGKKGASIGCCAKNCNNTFHYPCARNIGLAFNDDKTVFCFLHLNNSTHKPLHNEADFSLKRPVYVELDRKKKKYVEPNKVKVMIGSLIIDCLGTIVPEFSDTVEKIIPCDYKCSRLYWSTVNPFKIVRYYIRTYVQVFVPEVSANLENNITIDHSKEQRKEDLSTDKHKVEYLVVKQTLDALLDTVCSKEVDENLAEQNNTDLLPPELEEAIFEDLPHDLLDGISMQDIFPKMTIEDFLTMDLKNDGTFTNDLFKDDMLSSEVAESSKPVESKISKMDPSLLELGAHNDLWVHLETKTSVQDFMDDLFNSKSQKRGGRELKRSKSEVISNNSLIVGGPRHHQRSCSLTWSCKLDNTYGPSIKRRKLPRNTAGKSTETSVMVLDAQNEHTSMIHELRIPESIMVTVGRANTPNIISDSVREIKYCIEDSNGINRHVLPSRDDGKEHKRLFWHTRQQPRILQVDGSADPSSASECSSPEYNIEEKTSLERSEHLSIPQLDGINDESSCDDNEWILSKEKDLNLFIHPSNVQHSRRIFGLLRSHLSHNDTRKENDKDNFSHISKSMQHKSNFFKGKDLKLNLQIPQLDGADDVSSDDECTSPKHAENEITNVIPHYDPPIDHTEKPVTCERCRCTYRTQDSYNRHLINCDIMITSDSDSEIMDNKLASPDSRFSPNIGSVSPQFITLSPSEGHTLSSEYTEIQATSPIEASVPSPHPGIQIEPIAQAIITPQLHTRATVETVHQTVLTSNDMIVQTQYTRTTATLPNATVLPQESTVQITEITDPPSISNDSCITQTLVNMPISSPDSTSSQSVPSPQVSPTFSSTGVQTATNDASLTNIQISRVTKSKSPRAARPRAKNIKSHVMKNSMQSHSGPTRLQPMQTSTPVIQLQQAQRPNGPTVILQQVPSPSIMSAYVETLQQQSGQNLQYITAISGQHETGFKPQFITTNQLVPGTYIQTPSDNLLALQNGGISILPSVQIAQTQPTVLGTIIQQQPSAIQCGVISSEQLLLSSTPTLEMFTDSTGSMFVSNQPMYYGLETIVSNTVMSSSQFMTGAVPQVLASSYQTTTQVFQASKLMEPIVDVQSVSGVPTVTAVEAVQSIPGVPNVTGLPTVPSVPTVPAVPSIPSVSSVPSVPSIPTVPSVLSAPTAPSVATVPNIPSVPNVPNVQAMGNVPSVSAVTGVPGGYVVVSQHTPVVDTVVTPQINIPTTIEQNFASIACNSISPSPCRTVVETLADQVQIPDVCSSETSITITPRITSPPKPLQQTMPTIPRVAVRPSPASHPGIQLNCGSWKITEQKETTSFDTEQIISNSVRPYFDSKHVSENTSMIKASISSKILPLPNHCITQRNIIVNKLNHDVNNVHNSYSSNVSNSNGINVSTSSNPVVTSCNVQNKITMSMSNVPTSRPMNRVLPMQAVTPKQDIIKPVEKEEIVMEEPTKPIIKSPIELTNAESKRQIIESIVPMKKSENEVNNITETRKLNTETVEKVKDNLKLELDKEKLHSTSLKIVLQKQLQDGSYKIRHNMKAITQNKKSPQVTSVEILPTKQVPQITSLQLLPIKTFTLKTNKIEEKVKNIDNKVNVLKKSPPVAVKKPRIITKSMKLPQKETSNPQVQKSCSKGPSLMYEIKSQDGFTHTASSMSEVWDMVFQAVQNARKAHNLPPLPHNPLSENLGLENNATVYLVEQLPGVNRCTKYKPKFHNLTPTISSETDNDLLAACDNGAARAEPFKARKVHDMFSWLASRHRQQPKMIAISEAESRRVTSTNLPMAMRFRILKETSKESVGVYHSHIHGRGLFCLRDIEAGEMVIEYAGEVIRASLTDKREKYYDSKNIGCYMFKIDDHLVVDATMKGNAARFINHSCEPNCYSRVVDILGKKHILIFALRRIVQGEELTYDYKFPFEDIKIPCTCGSRRCRKYLN from the exons ATGGGAAGGTCCAAGTTTCCGGGGAAGCCGCCGAAAACGGTGACCAGGAAACGGATAAAAGTTCTCGGTCAGCCCGAGACTGTCCAAAACGATTCGGTAACCGTCGCCGAGAACATCTACTACGGACTTTCCCTGTTCAACGAAACATTTGGTGACAACGAGAAG GAACATCCGCCATTCCATGGTTTTAGCACTAAAGAGGCTAATCTTTCTGTGTCTTACATAAAAACACAGCAACATGGTACCGAAACTACAAATAATAAAGCTCCTTCCGTTAAGGTTAAAAATCATGTTTTACAATCTAGCtctaataaagatattacgaATGTCAAAAATTCTTCCATGgatatggaaaataatatagaaaaattgtacGATACTAATTCTGaatcaaatgaaaatgttaaaaaagatcTAACTACGTCGGATTGTAAAAGGAgttcaaaaattaatagacCCAAAACCAGaagaaattgtaataatatcaaattttcaaattttatgaaaactcCAGTATTGAAGTCAGTGAATGCTATTCTAGATCAACACCAACGTACTAGACAACTGCGCAATAGTACTGCTAAGAGATTGTTACAAAGAGCAAAATCTAATAGCAGCAATGTACGTAATGCTATAGTACAGTCTGGTGATAAATCCAATActgtaagaaaatttatattacctATACGCAGTGCACATTCGTCAAGAGTTATAAAACCTAATAAACGATTCATAGAAGAATTAGAAGATATTTCTGGTACAGAgcataatgaaaatgatattaatgtacATGTTAAAAAAGCTAGATTTGCTGTAAACAAATTGAACAATCAAGAATCAAAGTCAAAAGAGGAAACtgttaatttattacatacaaaattaaaagttgaggagataaaaaataagagtaaaagaaTAGTTCAGCGTACAACTTCAAATAACCAAATTACAAGTCAACCAGCGAAAAATTCTACAAAGTTCTCAGATTCAAGGCAAGATATACAAGTATCTAAATCCATAGTAAAAGAAgcgaagaaaaacaataacacaTCCTCTAAGATAAAACTAACAAATAACTTATCTAATGAATCGGATGTTAAGCAAGATAGCTCAGAGAATACAAGTGGAACTGTACAGAGCCCTAAGTCAACCATTTCCAGAAACAATAAACAGACATCTGTTCCTACAAAAGTTCTTCCTGATATCAATGTTCCAAATTATGAGTCTTCCAGAGTTCAAACAAGATCAGGAACTCAGTGTGAAGTATTCCACGATACAAATAGTCCAAATAATGCACaagataatacaaaattaacagaaaataatagtaCAGAAGAACAATGTTGTCTAAACAAAGATGACAAAACAGTTGAGAGTAATTCAGATAACTTTGATACAGAAAGTACTTTATCTGAAAGTGGAAGTGATCACAGTAATCACACAGAAGATGAACAATCTGAATGGTCGGGAATAAAATTGAATGGAGGAAAGGTTATTTTAAGAAAAGCAAGattaaaattagataataaatgtGTGGGTGGAACAGAAGGACCATTTTCTGTAACAAGTACTAATACTAATTCCAATGGAAGCACAAACCTAG GGTTGACAGGAACTATAAAATGTGGTGTTTGTGGTGCAGTACGCTTTTATAGATTTGTCAAACAAGCACGGAAATTTGGAATACACAGTTGTGAATCTTGTCGTAAATTTATTAGTAAAATGATTAAACGACAAGCTTGTGCTAAATCGACAAATAGtcctcttcctttcctccAGTGTCACAAAGGCGATGGATTATGTCTTGTACCACCTGTTGTTAGAAGTCATCAATGGAATCTCATGCGCTGTGTTTATAAGGCTAGATGTCCAGCTTGTTGGTTAAAAATGTGTCTCAAGTGTTATAATATACCTGCTACGTTGAGATCTGGTTTGAATTCCATGTTACCACCTATGATGCGAGATCCCTTAAGTACATCACCATTATTAGGTCAAGATGAAAGTGATTGTCAAGGTCAAAAATCGCCACCATCCAAAATAAGCTGGCCAGCGGAAGATAGTCTGGAAAAGAACTTATTCAAGTCTGCGATGAGTTGGAAGAATATCGAATTAGGCCAAAAAACTGCTTATCAGGGTACAGGTGGTTTTCTTTATACAAAACTTGAGAAAT TTGATGCTATAATGAGTACATcgccaaataaaaaaagaagaaagcacAATCGAATTAAAGTAcggaagaaaatcaaaaaccCTATACTTCCTTCGCCACAGATAAATCACCGTCCACAACCTCTTAGGCAGAAACTCGAATTGAAAGGACCAAGAGTAAAGCATGTTTGTCGAAGTGCAAGCGTGGCTCTTGGACAACCAATAGCAACTTTTCCTTCTTTGGATAGTAAAGAGGAATCtgaaaataatagccataatccAAAGGCAGTTACGAAACAAACTAATGTggttgataagaaaaatgataattcaaaagaaaaagaaatctgcAAGGATAGCGAtgagaataatcataatacaaaTGTTAATACTGTACAACAATCCTATtcgaaaaagggaaaatcACAGCAAAATATGCCCATGTCTAATCTTTCAATG ATTTCAAAAACTAATCTTGACACATCACACACAGTATCTATAGACTTCTGGGAGCAATATGATCCTACAGAAGTTGGGGCAAAAGGCTTTGCTCTCATTGGTTCAGAATTATTTCACGTTCCTGCTATTTGTTTCCTTTGCGGGAGTGCTGGGAAAGAAGCG CTGATTTACTGTCAATGTTGTTGCGAACCATACCACGCTTTTTGTTTGGAACCCAGTGAATGGAATATTTGTTCACAACCAAATTGGTGCTGTCCAAGGTGTACGATATGTCAATCCTGCCATTTAAGATTTGGTCCAAAATTATCTTGTATTCGTTGTCGTCAGTCATTTCATCACACATGTCTTTTAAAATCTGGCATCAGTTCTAGACTTTATAGTCCAGATAGACCTTATGTGTGTCAAAGTTGCATCAAGTGTAAAAGTTGTGGTAGCGAGGGTGTAAACGTTCACGTAGGCAATTTACCTTTATGTTCTATGTGCTTTAAATTGAGACAACAAGGAAACTATTGTCCATTATGTCAAAAATgttacaatgaaaatgattttgataCTAAA ATGATGGAGTGTAGTGAATGTTCTTGCTGGGTTCACGCTCGTTGCGAAGGTCTCTCGGATGAAAAATATCAGATTCTTAGTTATCTTCCAGATTCCATCGAATTTACCTGTCAACAATGTTCTGACAATCCAAATTCTGTTTGGAGAAATGCTGTTGAAGCAGAACTTAAAGCTGGACTCATTGGTGTAATTAAATCTTTGAGTAAGAATCGAAAAGCTTGTGCTGCGTTGAAGTGGAGTCCTAAAAAAGAATGTTTCTGTAAGTCAATTTCAACTGCAAAGAAAATAGATCTTCCCGAAGAGAAAACTGAAGTAAATGGCATAAACAGTAAAGATATTACCACGTCGGATGAATCTGATGATTTAACTGGAAACGGAGAACATAATTCGGTCTCCAGTTTGAAATCTGACTTATCAAACAAATCTGAATTGGAGGAACAATCAACGGAAGGATCAACGAGAAAAGGCTTACGTCGTCTTCGACAAAAGTTTCACTTGAAAGAATGTACTGTGAGGGTAAAAAATTGTATCCCTAAAGATACACTGGAGGTTGATAAAAAAGATGCAATTCGTAATCAGGAATCCACTAACGAGAAATTAGGTGAAGTTTCAGACTGTCATTGTGCGGAACaacaaattattatgagaCCATCGCCCACGCTAATGACTGTTAAacaaaaagttaataataacgaatataaatcattgatcCAATTTCATGCAGATATGGAGCACGTAATTAATCGTactgatattaaagatttgatGGATGCATATCACGAAACTTTACAAGAAGTATTTCCATGGTTTGTACCGAAATATTCTAAAACTGACCATAAGACTGGTGGTGCACCCACTTCAACTATAAATGctgatgaaaataatgattcgTCGATACCGAAGTCCGACGATTCTATTGTAGACAcgaacaaagaagaaataataaaaggttCCAAAGGTGTAGCAGCAAAaccattgaatttatataacgCTAATCAAGAAGATAGCAGGTCATGCTGTTTGTGTAAAGGATTAGGTGATGGTCAAGAAACGAAGGAAGGTAGACTTCTATATTGTGGCCAAAATGAATGGGTCCATGCAAATTGTGCATTATGGTCGAACGAAGTATTTGAAGAAATTGATGGTTCCCTGCAGAACGTTCACAGTGCTATTTCAAGAGGACGTTTGATCCGTTGCAGTGAATGTGGTAAAAAAGGAGCGAGCATAGGATGCTGTGCAAAAAATTGTAACAACACTTTCCATTATCCCTGTGCAAGAAACATTGGTCTTGCTTTTAATGATGACAAAACAGTATTTTGCTTTTTGCATTTAAACAACTCGACGCATAAACCGCTACATAATGAAGCTGATTTTAGTTTGAAGAGGCCAGTATATGTGGAACTTGatcgtaagaagaaaaaatatgtagaACCAAATAAAGTCAAAGTGATGATCGGCTCGTTAATAATTGATTGCTTAGGTACGATAGTACCAGAATTTTCTGATAcagttgaaaaaataatacctTGCGATTATAAGTGTTCACGGCTATACTGGTCCACTGTAAATCCATTTAAAATtgtaagatattatattagaaCGTACGTGCAAGTATTCGTGCCAGAAGTATCGgctaatttagaaaataacatTACCATTGATCATTCCAAAGAGCAAAGGAAGGAAGATCTGTCAACAGATAAACATAAAGTTGAATATTTAGTTGTAAAACAAACTTTGGATGCATTATTGGATACTGTATGTAGTAAAGAAGTTGATGAAAATTTAGCTGAGCAAAATAATACAGATTTGTTACCTCCCGAATTGGAAGAAGCTATTTTTGAGGATTTACCCCATGATTTATTGGATGGAATTTCCATGCAAGATATTTTTCCGAAAATGACAATTGAGGACTTTTTAACTATGGATCTGAAAAATGACGGTACTTTCACGaacgatttatttaaagatGATATGTTATCTTCCGAAGTAGCGGAATCATCTAAGCCAGTAGAAAGTAAAATCTCAAAAATGGATCCCTCCTTATTAGAATTAGGAGCACATAATGATCTGTGGGTACATTTAGAAACAAAGACTTCTGTTCAAGATTTTATGGATGATTTATTCAATTCTAAAAGTCAAAAGCGTGGTGGTAGAGAATTAAAACGTTCAAAATCAGaagtaatatcaaataattcacTAATAGTAGGAGGCCCAAGACATCATCAGAGATCTTGCAGTCTTACTTGGAGTTGCAAGTTGGATAATACTTATGGTCCtagtataaaaagaagaaaattacctAGAAACACAGCAGGAAAATCTACTGAAACAAGTGTAATGGTACTTGATGCTCAAAATGAACATACGTCTATGATTCATGAATTACGAATTCCTGAAAGTATAATGGTTACTGTTGGTAGAGCTAATACTCCTAATATTATATCTGATTCAGtacgtgaaataaaatattgtattgagGATTCAAATGGCATTAATCGTCACGTATTGCCTTCAAGAGACGATGGTAAAGAACATAAAAGACTCTTTTGGCACACAAGACAACAGCCTCGTATATTACAAGTGGATGGTTCTGCTGATCCAAGTAGCGCTAGCGAATGTAGTTCTCCTGAATATAATATAGAGGAAAAAACATCTTTGGAAAGATCTGAACACTTATCCATTCCTCAATTAGATGGTATTAACGATGAATCTTCATGTGATGATAACGAATGGATCTTATCTaaggaaaaagatttaaatttatttatacaccCTTCAAATGTACAGCATTCACGAAGGATTTTCGGTCTTCTCAGGTCACATTTATCCCACAATGATAcgcgaaaagaaaatgacaaagATAATTTCTCTCATATTTCAAAATCGATGCAGCataaatcgaattttttcaaaggaaaagatctcaaattaaatttacaaattcCACAATTAGATGGAGCAGATGATGTTTCTAGCGACGACGAATGTACATCTCCTAAACATGCCGAGAATGAAATAACCAATGTCATTCCACATTATGATCCTCCGATCGATCACACTGAAAAACCTGTAACTTGTGAAAGATGTCGTTGCACATATAGAACACAAGATAGTTATAATAGACATCTAATTAACTGTGATATTATGATTACAAGCGATAGTGATTCTGAAATTATGGATAATAAGTTAGCATCTCCAGATTCTAGATTTTCTCCAAATATTGGATCAGTATCTCCACAATTTATAACTCTTTCTCCATCAGAAGGACATACACTTTCATCGGAATATACTGAAATACAAGCTACATCGCCTATAGAAGCCTCTGTACCATCACCCCATCCTGGAATCCAAATAGAACCAATTGCTCAAGCAATTATTACACCACAATTACACACTCGTGCTACCGTGGAAACTGTTCATCAAACAGTATTAACGTCTAATGATATGATTGTGCAGACTCAATACACTAGAACGACAGCGACATTACCAAATGCCACAGTATTACCTCAAGAAAGTACTGTTCagataacagaaataacagaTCCTCCATCGATCTCCAATGATTCTTGTATTACACAAACTTTGGTAAATATGCCAATAAGTTCTCCAGATAGTACAAGTTCTCAAAGTGTTCCAAGTCCACAAGTATCGCCAACATTTTCATCTACTGGTGTACAAACTGCAACAAATGACGCATCATTaacaaatattcaaatatcaaGAGTAACAAAATCAAAATCACCTCGTGCTGCTAGACCTCGTGCAAAAAACATCAAATCGCATGTTATGAAGAATTCCATGCAGTCGCATAGCGGGCCTACTAGACTTCAGCCAATGCAAACTAGTACTCCTGTAATTCAATTACAACAGGCTCAAAGGCCTAATGGCCCAACAGTAATCTTGCAACAAGTTCCTTCGCCAAGCATTATGTCTGCATATGTTGAAACTTTACAACAGCAATCTGGACAAAATTTGCAGTATATAACTGCTATCAGTGGTCAACATGAAACAGGATTCAAACCACAGTTTATAACAACTAATCAGTTAGTTccaggtacatacatacaaacgcCATCTGATAATTTACTAGCGTTACAAAATGGAGGAATATCAATATTACCAAGTGTACAAATTGCACAGACCCAACCAACAGTTTTGGGAACTATTATACAACAGCAACCAAGTGCAATACAATGTGGTGTAATATCATCGGAACAGTTGTTATTGAGTTCTACTCCGACATTAGAAATGTTTACAGATTCAACAGGAAGTATGTTTGTTTCTAATCAGCCCATGTATTATGGTTTAGAAACAATAGTGAGCAATACTGTAATGTCTTCGAGTCAATTCATGACTGGAGCAGTACCCCAAGTCTTAGCGAGCAGTTATCAAACAACAACGCAAGTTTTTCAGGCTTCTAAGCTTATGGAACCTATTGTAGACGTTCAATCTGTTTCTGGAGTACCAACTGTAACAGCAGTTGAAGCAGTACAGAGCATACCAGGTGTACCTAATGTAACAGGCTTACCTACTGTGCCGAGTGTACCTACAGTACCTGCTGTACCCAGCATACCTAGTGTATCTAGTGTACCTAGTGTACCTAGTATACCCACTGTACCCAGTGTACTGAGTGCACCTACTGCACCTAGCGTAGCTACTGTACCTAATATACCTAGTGTACCAAATGTACCAAATGTACAAGCCATGGGGAATGTACCAAGCGTATCGGCAGTAACTGGTGTACCTGGTGGTTATGTCGTGGTCAGTCAACATACACCAGTAGTAGACACGGTCGTAACGCCACAGATCAATATTCCCACTACCATCGAACAAAATTTTGCTTCGATCGCATGTAATTCTATATCACCGTCACCCTGTAGGACAGTAGTAGAAACACTTGCAGATCAAGTGCAGATACCAGATGTATGTTCATCCGAAACTTCTATTACGATTACACCAAGAATAACATCACCTCCTAAACCCTTACAACAGACAATGCCAACTATTCCAAGAGTTGCAGTACGTCCAAGTCCAGCTTCACATCCAGGCATACAATTGAATTGTGGATCATGGAAGATTactgaacaaaaagaaacaacttcTTTCGATACAGAACAAATTATTAGTAACAGTGTTAGACCATATTTTGATTCGAAACATGTATCAGAAAATACCAGCATGATAAAGGCTAGCATATCATCTAAAATACTGCCCTTACCTAATCATTGCATAACACAAAggaatataattgtaaataagtTGAATCATGATGTAAATAATGTGCATAATAGTTATAGCAGTAATGTATCAAATTCTAACGGTATCAACGTAAGCACGAGTAGTAATCCAGTTGTAACTAGTTGTAAtgtccaaaataaaataacaatgtcTATGAGCAATGTACCGACAAGCAGACCCATGAATAGGGTCTTGCCAATGCAGGCTGTTACACCGAAACAAGATATTATTAAAcctgtagaaaaagaagaaattgttaTGGAAGAACCAACTAAACCTATTATAAAGTCACCCATTGAGCTAACAAATGCAGAATCTAAGAGACAGATCATTGAAAGCATTGTTCCGATGAAAAAATCTGAAAACGAAGTTAACAATATAACGGAAACACGAAAATTGAATACAGAAACTGTGGAAAAAGTTAAGGACAATCTTAAACTGGAactcgataaagaaaaattgcatAGCACATCCTTGAAGATCGTATTGCAAAAGCAATTACAAGATGGTTCCTACAAGATTAGGCACAATATGAAAGCAATAacgcaaaataaaaaatcccCGCAAGTAACATCAGTGGAGATATTACCGACAAAGCAGGTACCGCAAATAACGTCCTTACAACTTTTACCGATTAAAACGTTTACGTTAAAAACGaataagatagaagaaaaagtgaagaatATAGATAACAAAGTGAATGTATTGAAGAAAAGTCCTCCAGTTGCTGTAAAAAAACCTAGAATAATTACAAAGTCGATGAAACTTCCTCAGAAAGAAACTTCAAATCCACAAGTGCAGAAAAGTTGTTCGAAAGGGCCAAGTCTAATGTATGAAATCAAATCTCAAGATGGGTTTACGCATACTGCATCTTCGATGTCCGAAGTGTGGGATATGGTTTTCCAAGCTGTGCAAAATGCTCGAAAGGCTCATAATTTGCCTCCTTTACCGCATAATCCTCTTTCTGAAAATCTTGGGTTAGAAAATAATGCGACAGTATATCTAGTCGAGCAGTTACCAGGTGTCAATAGATGCACTAAATATAAACCCAAATTTCATAACTTGACACCAACAATATCCAGTGAAACGGATAATGATCTTCTAGCAGCATGTGATAATGGTGCAGCTCGTGCGGAGCCATTTAAAGCTAGAAAAGTGCACGATATGTTCAGTTGGTTGGCATCAAGGCATAGACAGCAACCAAAAATGATTGCTATCTCAGAAGCAGAATCAag acgAGTAACGAGCACGAATTTACCGATGGCAATGCGCTTTAGGATACTTAAAGAAACATCAAAAGAATCTGTTGGAGTGTACCATTCACACATACACGGAAGAGGTCTTTTTTGTTTAAGAGACATAGAAGCTGGAGAGATGGTCATTGAGTATGCTGGAGAg gTAATTCGTGCATCCTTGACGGACAAACGAGAAAAATACTATGACAGTAAAAATATCGGATGTTACATGTTCAAAATCGACGATCATCTAGTTGTTGATGCTACAATGAAAGGAAATGCAGCGAGATTCATCAATCACTCGTGCgag CCAAATTGTTATTCAAGAGTGGTAGACATCCTAGgtaaaaaacatattttaatcTTTGCACTCCGACGCATCGTTCAAGGAGAAGAGTTAACGTACGACTACAAATTTCCATTTGAGGATATCAAGATACCATGTACCTGTGGTTCTCGCAGGTGTCGCAAATATCTCAACTGA